Proteins co-encoded in one Spirosoma endbachense genomic window:
- a CDS encoding sugar phosphate isomerase/epimerase family protein, with translation MTHPTRRSFLASSFGMAALAIPEWPSITFAPKPKLSFSTLGCPAWSLETILKTAVDNGYQGVELRGLEKEMDLTKRPEFSTPTRAAESRKRFAGKGVRIINLGSSAQLHHADPTKRSQQVDEARRYIDLAQQLNCPFVRVFPDQLPPDQPREQTLQLISQGLLELGEYAKLRSVTVLLESHGELTRSDLLLRILTAAEHPNVGLIWDVFNMWTASAPGDSHEDVGEVYSKLKKYIRHTHIKDGRIENGKHRYVLVGQGEAPLQKAISVLAKSGYQGFYSFEWEKRWHPELEEPELAMAQYPKAMKAYF, from the coding sequence ATGACTCATCCAACCCGACGTTCGTTCCTGGCTTCCTCCTTTGGCATGGCCGCACTGGCTATTCCCGAATGGCCCTCTATTACCTTCGCGCCAAAACCTAAACTATCGTTTTCAACGCTGGGTTGCCCGGCCTGGTCGCTGGAAACCATCTTGAAAACAGCCGTCGACAATGGGTATCAGGGTGTAGAATTGCGCGGACTGGAGAAGGAAATGGACCTTACTAAACGCCCGGAATTTAGCACTCCCACCCGTGCTGCCGAGAGTCGGAAACGGTTTGCCGGGAAGGGTGTTCGGATTATTAACTTAGGCTCGTCGGCCCAACTGCACCATGCCGACCCGACAAAACGAAGCCAGCAGGTAGACGAAGCCCGGCGGTATATCGACCTGGCTCAGCAGCTTAATTGCCCATTTGTGCGGGTCTTCCCCGACCAGTTGCCACCCGACCAACCTCGTGAGCAAACATTGCAGCTCATCAGCCAGGGTCTGCTTGAATTGGGCGAGTACGCCAAACTCCGTTCCGTTACGGTGTTGCTCGAATCGCACGGCGAGTTGACCCGAAGCGATTTGTTACTCCGGATTCTGACGGCCGCCGAACATCCGAACGTCGGGCTGATCTGGGACGTATTCAATATGTGGACGGCCAGCGCTCCGGGAGATAGCCATGAGGATGTCGGCGAGGTATATAGTAAATTAAAAAAATACATTCGGCATACGCATATAAAAGATGGCCGAATTGAAAACGGGAAACACCGCTACGTGCTGGTTGGACAGGGAGAAGCTCCCTTACAGAAAGCGATTTCGGTCCTAGCCAAGAGCGGCTATCAGGGGTTCTACAGCTTTGAGTGGGAGAAACGGTGGCATCCTGAACTTGAAGAACCAGAACTGGCCATGGCGCAGTATCCCAAAGCCATGAAGGCGTATTTCTGA
- a CDS encoding glycoside hydrolase family 5 protein: protein MIRYLYGLIAILLSTMPGYTQSMSAGVSPSRYEKLKKGINIDNWLVRNANEILAGTQFTEADLKLIKQAGFKHVRFPIRSPLMNELQPEKLNQRDIDSIKSVLNRMLNNGLAVVFNPVHPAREYSARLEVDSVLQTKFVRFWTVLAKEFSTYDPETVFIEPINEPFFKHPPTWFTFNERLLKAIRQSAPRHTLIISPVKGNIDVIDMTPLADKNVVYSTHFYSPFAFTHQGAPWLKNLPLGQHYPSDKWNADYLKTDFFNPLMAWVNKQGVKVYMGEYGVLNTADYADKLAWLTDVGQIVTELNLAAALWSYNPGFSILESPKAPTGQRNFDSKLLKTFQLYE from the coding sequence ATGATCCGTTATCTCTATGGGTTGATCGCCATTTTGTTATCAACCATGCCCGGATATACTCAATCTATGAGCGCGGGTGTTTCGCCGTCCCGCTATGAGAAACTGAAGAAAGGGATCAATATCGACAACTGGCTGGTCCGAAATGCCAATGAGATTTTGGCCGGAACTCAATTTACAGAAGCAGACCTTAAGCTTATTAAACAGGCAGGGTTCAAACACGTTCGGTTTCCCATCCGCTCGCCCCTGATGAACGAGCTGCAGCCGGAGAAACTGAATCAGCGGGATATCGACAGCATAAAAAGCGTGCTGAATCGGATGCTCAACAATGGTCTGGCCGTCGTGTTTAACCCCGTTCATCCGGCGCGAGAATACTCGGCCAGACTGGAAGTAGATAGCGTCCTGCAAACTAAATTCGTGCGCTTCTGGACCGTACTGGCGAAAGAATTCAGCACATACGACCCGGAAACCGTATTTATTGAGCCGATCAATGAACCGTTTTTTAAACACCCGCCAACCTGGTTTACCTTTAATGAACGACTGCTGAAGGCAATCCGTCAGTCGGCACCCCGACACACATTGATCATATCACCCGTTAAAGGCAATATCGACGTGATCGACATGACTCCCCTTGCCGACAAGAACGTAGTGTATTCCACTCATTTCTACTCGCCTTTTGCCTTCACGCACCAGGGAGCGCCCTGGCTCAAGAATTTGCCCCTGGGTCAGCATTATCCCAGCGATAAATGGAATGCCGACTATTTGAAAACCGATTTTTTCAATCCCCTCATGGCCTGGGTTAATAAACAGGGCGTAAAGGTGTATATGGGTGAATACGGAGTTTTAAATACGGCAGACTATGCTGACAAACTGGCCTGGTTAACCGATGTTGGACAGATCGTTACTGAGTTGAATCTGGCCGCTGCTCTTTGGTCTTATAATCCCGGATTTTCAATTCTGGAGAGCCCTAAAGCGCCAACAGGTCAGCGAAACTTCGACAGCAAACTGCTGAAAACGTTTCAGCTATATGAATAG
- a CDS encoding RagB/SusD family nutrient uptake outer membrane protein, producing the protein MNYPSISSLTHAFQQGLAVLVLLGLTCACKDEVLNEVPKDFLSPELVLTNKTGFDTYITSLHAGLRDAYFFNDNSVDGTNIWNFQVGTDVGMTGDPAQNMFKDYQIWQTPTLAAVNHHWEWAYQTVIPRANTIIDYANRSTAVWKDEAEKNAAIAEARFFRGYTYNILANLYGDVPIVDKVATRPILDFVRKPRKEVYAFATADLEFASQWLPKSTTLEGRVVKAAADHLLAELYISQGAYDKAIASASAVINDGQYQLMTSRFGKYLSQPGDVFSDLFKDNNQNRSTSGNKETIWTLQFEFQTPGGIYKPGGGNGFLRAWGPRYFAIKDPDGKTAMAVCDSLGRPVGWFRPTNYYSYSLWSDASDIRNSTNNIRREFYYNEPTSKYFRQKVNRTTSKDLDTMWYYYPFIRKIEGEALSGITYGRTFKEHYLMRLAETYLYRAEAYLLKGDKQKAADDINVVRSRAKAKPVLASDVTLDYILDERARELMLEELRRLTLSRMGKLVERVKKYNPVSAATIKPFHEFFPIPQKFIDANLNAKVEQNPGY; encoded by the coding sequence ATGAATTATCCCTCTATTTCGTCGCTCACCCATGCGTTTCAGCAGGGACTTGCGGTGCTGGTGCTGCTGGGCCTGACCTGCGCCTGCAAAGATGAGGTACTCAACGAAGTACCCAAAGATTTTTTGTCGCCCGAACTGGTATTAACCAATAAAACCGGCTTCGATACGTACATCACCTCGCTGCACGCGGGCCTTCGGGACGCTTATTTCTTTAATGATAATTCCGTCGATGGAACCAACATCTGGAATTTCCAGGTGGGAACGGATGTCGGCATGACGGGCGATCCGGCCCAAAATATGTTCAAGGATTACCAGATCTGGCAAACACCAACGCTGGCTGCCGTCAACCACCATTGGGAGTGGGCCTACCAGACTGTCATCCCTAGAGCGAATACAATTATCGATTACGCCAATCGCTCAACAGCCGTCTGGAAAGATGAAGCCGAGAAAAACGCAGCCATTGCCGAAGCCCGGTTTTTCCGGGGATACACCTATAACATACTGGCGAATCTTTATGGCGACGTACCCATTGTCGATAAAGTTGCGACGCGGCCCATCCTTGATTTCGTGCGTAAACCCCGCAAAGAAGTGTATGCCTTTGCCACCGCCGATTTAGAATTTGCCTCACAGTGGCTTCCCAAAAGTACGACTCTTGAGGGGCGCGTGGTGAAAGCAGCTGCCGATCATTTACTGGCCGAGCTTTACATCAGTCAGGGTGCCTATGACAAAGCCATTGCCAGTGCCTCAGCGGTCATTAACGATGGGCAGTATCAGCTGATGACGTCCCGGTTCGGCAAATACCTGTCTCAGCCGGGCGACGTCTTTTCCGATTTGTTCAAGGATAACAATCAGAACCGGAGTACATCGGGCAACAAAGAGACCATCTGGACGCTCCAGTTTGAGTTTCAGACGCCGGGCGGTATTTACAAACCGGGTGGCGGAAATGGCTTCCTGAGAGCCTGGGGCCCTCGTTACTTCGCCATTAAAGACCCCGATGGGAAAACGGCGATGGCCGTCTGCGATAGCTTGGGTCGGCCTGTAGGCTGGTTTCGGCCGACGAACTATTACAGCTATTCGCTCTGGTCGGATGCGTCGGATATTCGTAATTCGACGAACAATATCCGGCGGGAGTTTTACTACAATGAACCTACGTCTAAATACTTCCGACAGAAGGTGAACCGGACTACTTCGAAGGACCTCGACACGATGTGGTATTATTATCCCTTCATCCGAAAGATTGAAGGCGAAGCACTGTCCGGCATAACCTACGGGCGAACATTCAAAGAGCACTACCTGATGCGGCTCGCGGAGACGTACCTCTACCGGGCAGAAGCCTATTTGTTGAAAGGTGATAAGCAAAAAGCGGCCGATGACATCAACGTCGTGCGGAGTCGGGCCAAAGCCAAACCTGTGTTAGCTTCTGATGTGACGTTGGATTACATACTCGATGAACGGGCACGCGAACTGATGCTGGAGGAGTTGCGTCGGTTAACCTTGAGCCGGATGGGCAAATTAGTGGAGCGGGTGAAAAAGTACAATCCGGTTAGTGCCGCCACGATAAAACCTTTCCATGAGTTTTTTCCCATCCCGCAGAAATTCATCGACGCCAACCTGAATGCCAAAGTTGAGCAGAATCCGGGCTACTAA
- the hepB gene encoding heparin/heparin-sulfate lyase HepB, which produces MKHNFSIFATVILLSNVDLTTVNAATNQLISAPTIGAQQTSDTNQIVAITYPPLTKREGEGLKLPIPPAQHPRLYLRAEDIPELKKKATSPLLKDCWKKIVSAAALSTDGYLPLTGETHNNNVAVSNAIEAKAFLSVLNNDQKLGRAAIDALLHYYGTLKINPKRPDVTREIGRAIVTGSMVYDWCYPVLTPAEKTILIGRMETLATTMEIEWPAIKGSSLTSHTVEAQLSRDMLSLAIATYDEKPIIYNRVVGRIFAEFVPARAFYYPAGYHHQGSAYGAYRFNWEMYATFIFDRMGYPNVYGRAQQKVPYYFIYSRRPDGQLLRNGDDYSEHSHTFGQWWQLGQSALLLAGSYHNDPIVLAEALKERTVGDNRDYLFEFLFFNWASLRPKADAPVTKASLPLTNYFAPPFGAMIARTGWQDGLASPSVVAEMKVQAYNFTNHQHLDAGSFQLYYKGPLAVQSGVYQGKNGTYGDEHFKNYAQRSIAHNTLLIYDPAEKFTWHKRAIRNDGGQQFPNEAHEPENLTELLTQGYKTGEVQAHAVGPDSLRPEFSYLKGELSAAYSAKVKSVRRSFVFLNFNDATIPAALLVFDHVTAADSTFKKYWLLHSVEEPVIKGAQATVKRTGRGYKGKLLNTTLLPTQDNLTIEKVGGEGREYDVFGTNYPQPVANPSTRAADSAAWRIQVSPKKAARTNLFLNVMQLMDSNVTPSTARLPQKLETDLFTGARLGDRIVLLSKTGTAIGIPFTLKVTGKGVFTVLITDVQTGDWQVRSKSTNKVIKNDSQVLYFRVSAGEYTVSKK; this is translated from the coding sequence ATGAAACACAATTTCTCTATTTTCGCAACGGTGATTCTGCTGTCCAATGTCGACCTAACGACAGTGAATGCAGCTACAAACCAACTTATAAGTGCACCCACTATCGGTGCTCAACAAACGTCCGATACCAATCAGATTGTCGCCATCACGTACCCACCACTGACCAAACGGGAAGGAGAAGGCCTGAAACTGCCCATCCCGCCTGCCCAGCATCCAAGACTTTACTTAAGGGCAGAGGACATCCCCGAACTGAAAAAGAAAGCGACAAGCCCTTTACTAAAGGATTGCTGGAAGAAAATTGTTTCTGCAGCCGCCCTCAGCACCGATGGCTACCTGCCTCTGACTGGTGAAACGCACAATAATAACGTAGCGGTCAGTAATGCCATTGAGGCCAAAGCGTTCTTATCGGTTTTAAATAATGACCAAAAACTCGGTCGGGCAGCGATTGATGCCCTCCTGCACTACTATGGTACCCTCAAAATCAATCCCAAACGACCTGACGTGACCCGTGAAATTGGCCGGGCTATTGTCACTGGATCAATGGTGTATGACTGGTGTTACCCGGTACTAACTCCCGCCGAGAAAACGATACTCATTGGCCGGATGGAAACGCTGGCTACCACCATGGAGATTGAGTGGCCAGCCATTAAAGGAAGCTCCCTGACCAGCCACACCGTAGAAGCGCAGTTATCCAGAGATATGCTGTCGTTAGCCATTGCTACCTATGACGAGAAACCAATTATCTACAACCGTGTTGTGGGCAGAATCTTCGCCGAATTTGTACCGGCCCGTGCTTTCTACTATCCGGCCGGTTATCACCATCAGGGGAGTGCGTATGGGGCCTATCGTTTTAACTGGGAGATGTACGCCACCTTTATTTTCGACCGGATGGGCTACCCCAATGTATACGGTAGAGCACAGCAAAAAGTACCCTATTATTTTATCTACAGTCGCCGACCCGATGGCCAATTGCTCCGAAACGGCGACGATTATAGTGAGCACTCGCATACGTTTGGCCAGTGGTGGCAACTGGGGCAGAGTGCTTTATTATTAGCAGGCAGCTATCACAACGATCCGATTGTTCTGGCCGAAGCCCTGAAAGAACGAACCGTAGGTGACAACCGGGATTATCTGTTTGAGTTTCTATTTTTTAACTGGGCGTCACTCCGCCCCAAAGCGGATGCGCCGGTTACCAAGGCCTCGCTTCCCTTAACCAATTATTTTGCGCCCCCGTTTGGAGCCATGATTGCCCGAACCGGCTGGCAGGACGGTTTAGCTTCACCGAGTGTGGTGGCAGAAATGAAAGTCCAGGCCTATAATTTCACTAATCACCAGCACCTGGATGCGGGCAGTTTCCAACTCTATTACAAAGGGCCATTAGCGGTTCAATCGGGTGTGTACCAGGGTAAAAACGGTACGTATGGTGATGAGCATTTTAAAAATTATGCCCAGCGGTCCATTGCGCACAACACCCTGTTAATCTATGACCCAGCCGAAAAATTTACCTGGCACAAACGAGCTATTCGCAATGATGGTGGCCAGCAGTTTCCCAACGAGGCCCATGAGCCTGAAAATCTGACAGAGCTATTGACTCAGGGATACAAAACCGGCGAAGTACAGGCCCATGCCGTGGGTCCCGATTCGCTCAGACCCGAATTTTCGTACTTAAAAGGGGAGCTGTCTGCTGCCTATTCAGCCAAGGTAAAAAGTGTCAGGCGGTCGTTTGTTTTCCTGAATTTTAACGACGCTACCATTCCGGCAGCCTTGCTAGTCTTTGATCATGTTACGGCAGCCGACTCAACGTTTAAAAAATACTGGTTGCTGCACAGTGTGGAAGAGCCTGTGATTAAGGGCGCTCAGGCTACTGTTAAACGAACAGGGCGAGGGTACAAAGGCAAGCTACTCAACACAACCTTACTGCCCACCCAAGACAATCTGACCATCGAAAAAGTGGGGGGAGAAGGCAGGGAATATGATGTCTTTGGCACCAATTACCCGCAACCGGTAGCCAATCCGTCCACCAGGGCCGCAGACAGTGCCGCCTGGCGAATTCAGGTATCGCCAAAAAAGGCAGCGCGGACTAATCTTTTTCTGAATGTAATGCAGCTGATGGATAGCAACGTAACCCCATCCACAGCCAGATTACCCCAGAAGCTGGAAACCGATCTTTTTACCGGGGCCAGACTTGGCGACAGGATTGTGTTGTTGAGCAAAACGGGAACGGCCATTGGAATCCCCTTCACGTTAAAAGTGACCGGCAAAGGCGTCTTTACCGTATTGATTACGGACGTGCAGACAGGTGATTGGCAGGTCCGCTCGAAAAGCACCAATAAAGTCATTAAAAACGATTCACAAGTCCTGTATTTCAGGGTGAGTGCCGGTGAGTATACCGTGTCAAAAAAATAA
- a CDS encoding glycoside hydrolase family protein has translation MPRNRFAFIGVWLLMPCTLFAQSLDVYPAPAGIAPSLYFSVRARIGQQPWQPVFIHHSINSLDSLGGLSIGIFSFAGPIELEITSSNQPGSLDNVEVRPKPYGITTQLADGKIFLRLSKPANFVVEVNRSGGASGARQALLISACPIERHAPKATDKGVVYFGPGVHRIGDAYPLKSNTTYYLAGGAYLKGAMRGFGAVENVRICGRGILDSGHQPYQHPLKGLRSNILFEDGRNVTIEGITAMQAGNYQVKYQTKAPNDHFEVDNLKLIGWHQNTDGIHISDMDWKDHPTVGNAPGLRVSVTNSFINANDDALLICDGIQQFEARNCVIWDRGNGATFCLSWGGHQPVDGALIQDCYVIHKEGKNPVFRANHAGEADIKQVTFKNIYIEGNVQTLIGLQTMDHRYDPDPGKGNVHAITFQHIVLEGNCTDNFILGYNPQSRVYDIHLNQIVVGGKRIKSLAQFPLRTNAYTGHVTIR, from the coding sequence ATGCCAAGGAATCGATTCGCCTTTATTGGGGTATGGCTGCTGATGCCGTGCACACTTTTTGCCCAATCACTTGATGTCTATCCCGCTCCCGCCGGGATTGCCCCTTCGCTGTACTTTTCGGTGCGGGCTAGGATAGGCCAACAACCCTGGCAACCCGTATTTATCCATCATTCCATCAATAGTCTTGATAGCTTAGGCGGATTGTCAATCGGCATCTTTTCCTTTGCAGGTCCGATAGAACTGGAAATTACCTCATCCAACCAACCTGGTTCGCTTGACAATGTGGAGGTTCGGCCCAAGCCCTATGGCATCACAACCCAACTGGCGGACGGGAAGATTTTTCTTCGACTATCCAAACCGGCCAATTTTGTCGTCGAAGTAAATCGGTCCGGCGGGGCGAGTGGTGCTCGTCAGGCATTATTGATTTCTGCCTGTCCCATCGAGCGCCACGCACCCAAAGCCACAGACAAAGGGGTAGTCTATTTCGGGCCGGGTGTACATAGAATTGGGGATGCCTACCCACTAAAAAGCAACACAACCTACTACCTGGCGGGAGGTGCTTACTTAAAAGGAGCCATGCGGGGCTTTGGAGCAGTTGAAAACGTACGAATTTGTGGGCGTGGCATACTGGATTCGGGCCATCAACCGTATCAGCATCCACTGAAAGGTCTTCGATCTAATATTCTGTTTGAAGACGGACGAAACGTGACCATCGAAGGTATCACGGCCATGCAGGCCGGTAATTATCAGGTCAAGTATCAGACCAAAGCACCCAATGACCATTTCGAGGTGGACAACCTGAAGTTAATTGGCTGGCACCAGAATACCGATGGCATCCACATCTCAGACATGGACTGGAAAGACCACCCCACGGTGGGAAACGCCCCCGGTTTGCGAGTGTCGGTAACGAATAGCTTTATTAATGCCAATGATGATGCCCTCCTGATCTGCGACGGCATCCAGCAATTTGAGGCCCGGAATTGTGTGATCTGGGATCGGGGTAACGGCGCTACGTTCTGCTTAAGCTGGGGCGGCCACCAGCCGGTTGATGGAGCACTGATCCAGGACTGCTACGTCATTCATAAGGAAGGCAAAAACCCGGTTTTTCGGGCCAACCACGCTGGTGAGGCCGATATAAAACAGGTCACGTTTAAAAATATTTATATCGAAGGCAATGTCCAGACGCTCATCGGCCTGCAAACGATGGATCACCGGTACGACCCCGATCCGGGCAAAGGCAACGTACATGCTATCACTTTTCAGCATATCGTATTGGAAGGAAACTGCACAGATAACTTCATTTTAGGCTACAATCCACAAAGCCGGGTCTACGATATTCACCTTAACCAGATAGTTGTCGGGGGCAAGCGCATTAAAAGTCTGGCCCAATTCCCCCTGCGCACGAATGCATACACGGGTCATGTTACGATTCGCTAG
- a CDS encoding PQQ-dependent sugar dehydrogenase, whose translation MPSRFICFKSLVCFFVMLASVVWGRFAIAQKTVGHQQKPGGTEKVAFSIDKGVLEKGQLLFQNNCSHCHNFLQKGIGPNLGQVTTEVPVTWLKQFIRNAPGKISQKDNRAIRLLAEYKQVMPAFPILTDTDLNALLAYLQANQKAQLPASGNKRRDVGLRNPILTSPAKSGLRLRLSEVLTAPSSATTIPRARINKMAVLPGQPGRVTPDRVFIEDLRGILYELAGKELHVFMDLSKERSDFIHSPGLGSGFGSFAFHPEIYQNGLFYTTHTEKAGTAPADFAYADSIPVRLQWVLTEWKMSDPTKAVFSGKGRELMRVNFVSAIHGLQEITFNSLARPGDPDYGLLYIGIGDGGATEDGFYFLCNDKSRIWGSVVRIDPRGSNSANGRYGIPPGNPYAQDKDPATLGELFCRGFRNPNRISWTPDGKMLIADIGQHNAEEINLGVAGGDYGWPEREGTFQMNPRGDMSVVYPLPPDDSTSGYLYPVVQYDHDEGNAISGGFVYAGTALPLLTGKYVFGDIVNGRVFFVNNNELKPRTQALVQEFEIEVDGGAAQPGLALRQLTTFQKLCGSKKTDLRFGIGQNQDLYLFTKADGRLYRVTDCYQPK comes from the coding sequence ATGCCTTCGCGTTTCATCTGCTTCAAATCGCTTGTGTGTTTTTTCGTTATGCTGGCTAGTGTTGTTTGGGGCAGGTTCGCCATAGCACAAAAAACCGTTGGTCACCAACAAAAGCCGGGTGGCACGGAAAAAGTCGCTTTTTCAATTGACAAGGGAGTCCTGGAAAAAGGGCAATTGCTATTTCAGAATAACTGCTCACACTGCCATAACTTTTTGCAAAAAGGAATTGGACCAAACTTGGGGCAAGTTACTACTGAGGTGCCAGTGACCTGGCTAAAGCAGTTTATTCGGAATGCGCCGGGAAAGATTAGCCAGAAAGACAACCGGGCAATCCGGCTTCTCGCGGAGTATAAGCAGGTGATGCCCGCCTTCCCAATATTGACAGATACCGATTTAAACGCCTTACTGGCCTACCTTCAGGCCAATCAAAAAGCCCAATTACCTGCTTCTGGGAATAAAAGACGGGATGTTGGCCTGAGAAATCCGATTTTGACCAGCCCCGCCAAATCAGGTCTGCGGCTTCGACTGAGCGAAGTACTAACTGCGCCGTCAAGCGCAACGACTATTCCCAGGGCTCGAATCAACAAAATGGCCGTCTTGCCGGGTCAGCCAGGCCGGGTCACGCCAGACCGGGTATTTATTGAGGATTTACGGGGAATCCTTTATGAGCTGGCAGGCAAGGAACTACATGTTTTTATGGACCTTAGCAAAGAGCGTTCGGACTTTATTCATTCGCCGGGCTTGGGCTCAGGGTTCGGCAGTTTCGCCTTTCATCCGGAGATTTATCAGAACGGTCTTTTTTATACCACCCATACCGAAAAAGCAGGAACGGCTCCCGCCGATTTTGCCTACGCCGATTCGATTCCCGTCCGGTTGCAATGGGTGCTCACCGAATGGAAAATGAGTGATCCGACCAAAGCCGTTTTTTCTGGAAAAGGTCGTGAACTGATGCGCGTCAACTTCGTTTCGGCCATTCATGGACTTCAGGAAATCACCTTCAATTCACTGGCCCGGCCTGGAGACCCCGACTACGGGTTGTTGTATATTGGCATAGGCGATGGCGGGGCTACCGAAGATGGCTTTTACTTTTTGTGCAATGACAAAAGCCGAATCTGGGGTTCGGTCGTGCGAATTGACCCCAGAGGAAGCAATAGTGCAAACGGCCGGTATGGCATTCCACCTGGTAATCCCTACGCGCAGGACAAGGACCCGGCTACACTCGGGGAGCTATTCTGCCGGGGATTCCGCAACCCAAACCGCATTAGCTGGACACCCGATGGGAAGATGCTGATTGCGGACATTGGTCAGCACAATGCCGAAGAAATCAACCTTGGCGTTGCTGGAGGAGACTACGGCTGGCCGGAGCGGGAAGGTACGTTTCAGATGAATCCAAGGGGCGACATGAGTGTGGTGTATCCCCTACCTCCCGACGATTCAACGTCTGGGTATTTGTATCCGGTGGTACAATACGACCATGATGAAGGCAATGCCATTTCGGGCGGGTTTGTGTATGCCGGAACCGCGCTGCCCCTGCTTACCGGGAAATACGTATTTGGCGACATCGTTAACGGGCGGGTATTCTTTGTCAACAACAACGAACTAAAGCCCCGAACGCAGGCCCTCGTTCAGGAATTCGAGATAGAAGTAGACGGTGGGGCGGCCCAGCCTGGATTGGCACTCCGGCAGCTAACCACCTTTCAAAAATTATGTGGCAGCAAAAAAACAGACCTTCGATTTGGTATTGGCCAGAATCAGGACTTGTATCTGTTCACAAAAGCTGATGGTCGACTGTACCGGGTAACGGATTGTTACCAGCCTAAATAG
- a CDS encoding RNA polymerase sigma factor translates to MNARLSPSEHIALWNSFRQGDPVAFAQLYDLFAADLYRYGYNLIRNKQLVEDCLHELFLHLHENKARLGGTDNIRFYLYRALRRRLVDTATRSGKLNSNEYVFDNAGLWIDSYEQVLIEEQVAEQQKLVVLYHLNQLPRRQKEVLYLVYMNELTYQQTAEVMDVTIKTVYNSVNVALQTLRAYLCEPLPFQKS, encoded by the coding sequence ATGAACGCCCGCCTGTCGCCTTCCGAACACATTGCCCTCTGGAATAGCTTCAGACAGGGAGACCCAGTGGCCTTTGCCCAATTGTATGACTTGTTCGCGGCAGACTTATACCGCTATGGCTACAACCTGATTCGGAACAAACAATTGGTCGAGGATTGCCTGCACGAGTTGTTTCTCCACTTGCATGAGAACAAAGCCCGGCTTGGTGGTACAGACAACATCCGATTCTACCTCTACCGGGCGTTACGACGCCGGTTAGTAGATACAGCTACCCGATCGGGCAAATTAAACTCGAATGAGTATGTTTTTGATAATGCCGGGCTTTGGATTGACTCCTATGAGCAAGTCCTGATCGAGGAACAAGTTGCTGAACAGCAAAAGCTGGTGGTCCTCTATCACCTCAATCAGTTGCCAAGACGTCAGAAAGAGGTGCTCTATTTAGTGTACATGAACGAACTTACCTATCAACAAACGGCAGAGGTGATGGATGTTACGATCAAAACGGTATATAACTCCGTTAACGTGGCTCTGCAAACGCTGCGGGCGTATCTGTGCGAACCGCTTCCTTTTCAAAAGTCATAG